A region of Campylobacter armoricus DNA encodes the following proteins:
- a CDS encoding ShlB/FhaC/HecB family hemolysin secretion/activation protein: protein MKEEDLQNLVSEFSARKFSLQDLQDISNIIAYYFQVNGYPAATAYVPQQEFDEESIQINISLGVLGKYIIKNKTTIKDHFLESKLNQRIKGKIISTKLIEDSVYKVNEMYGVQTLAGLQAGENVGETDIVIEVEPDSKANVLLYADNYGIKSAGEYRAGISMGFNSILNMGDYYNFYLQTSDERQINYGASYTFFIGNLKVTPSISQGSYSLGGEYEGLGFSGTSRNFGIDFSYPVWINTNSSLYFTSSIYHKILSDVTLDLLTFDKSSNVGSVGLEGLFRGFENNTLSYSAKISVGKVNDDGTTIFGDTSKSDSKGFGWFRKLNASVNNYYSFNEYITHTININYQKVLGNFELDSSESSSLGGAYGVRAYDNGDGDGDNTIIANFGVRINIPNTNFYFTPFYDVGYAWYEKDSGNRRDDEHFLDALGLQILYNKANEYYIKLDGARALHKYKHDDEHRMKLYLSGGVYF, encoded by the coding sequence ATTAAAGAAGAAGATTTACAAAACTTAGTAAGTGAATTTAGTGCTAGAAAATTTAGCCTACAAGATTTACAAGATATATCTAATATCATTGCTTATTATTTCCAAGTAAATGGTTATCCTGCAGCAACAGCTTATGTTCCTCAACAAGAATTTGATGAAGAAAGTATTCAAATAAATATTTCTTTAGGAGTATTAGGCAAATATATTATTAAAAATAAAACTACTATCAAAGATCATTTTTTAGAAAGTAAGCTAAATCAAAGAATCAAAGGCAAAATCATTTCTACTAAATTAATAGAAGATAGTGTATATAAAGTCAATGAAATGTATGGAGTTCAAACCCTAGCAGGCTTACAAGCAGGAGAGAATGTAGGAGAAACTGATATAGTTATAGAAGTAGAACCTGATAGCAAGGCTAATGTATTATTATATGCTGATAATTATGGTATTAAGAGTGCAGGAGAATATAGAGCTGGTATTAGTATGGGATTTAATTCTATACTTAATATGGGAGATTATTATAATTTTTACTTACAAACTAGTGATGAAAGACAAATCAATTATGGAGCAAGTTATACTTTCTTTATAGGAAATTTAAAAGTTACTCCAAGCATATCTCAAGGTTCATATTCTTTAGGTGGAGAATATGAAGGTTTAGGTTTTAGTGGTACTTCTAGGAATTTTGGTATAGACTTTTCTTATCCTGTATGGATAAATACAAATTCATCTTTATATTTTACTTCTAGTATTTATCATAAAATACTTAGTGATGTAACCTTAGATCTTTTAACCTTTGATAAAAGCTCTAATGTAGGAAGTGTAGGTTTAGAAGGTTTATTTAGAGGATTTGAAAACAATACCTTAAGCTATAGTGCTAAGATAAGTGTAGGTAAGGTTAATGATGATGGAACTACTATATTTGGAGATACTTCTAAAAGTGATTCTAAAGGCTTTGGTTGGTTTAGAAAACTTAATGCTAGTGTGAATAATTATTATAGTTTTAATGAATACATTACCCATACGATTAATATAAACTATCAAAAGGTATTAGGAAATTTTGAACTTGATTCTTCTGAGAGTTCATCTTTAGGTGGAGCTTATGGAGTAAGAGCTTATGATAATGGAGATGGTGATGGAGATAATACTATCATAGCTAACTTTGGTGTAAGAATAAATATACCAAATACGAATTTTTACTTTACTCCTTTTTATGATGTAGGTTATGCTTGGTATGAAAAAGATTCAGGTAATAGAAGAGATGATGAACATTTCTTAGATGCGCTAGGTTTGCAAATACTTTATAATAAAGCTAATGAGTATTATATAAAACTTGATGGAGCAAGAGCATTACATAAATACAAACACGATGATGAACATAGAATGAAATTATATTTAAGTGGTGGGGTGTATTTTTAA
- a CDS encoding CinA family protein produces MKHLIIVIGNELIINENYMRYIQEEYKKQFLELHELKFISKPDKDLPFLLEKLSQKYKYITIFSINEYYATIAKIIATLNDDVLILENDTLVPSKATRVKNSFISSFKQCYINLLNTNIETKLPQILQEPQLNYAYFCLLDIDEMSANILLGTLTTSFDIQIKSSALLENLICIRASASQYGKLEGFLKGVFKLFTGKVFLGNDPIKFIAKKLLEKNLKISFAESCTAGLCASKLAENSGISSIFEGSLITYSNRLKNSWLGVSNDTLESVSEYSDRCIYFMLKGTFKTTNCDFALAISGVAGEDDDKNTKAGTIYIGAMYKDGTFLQECIHIQGNRNYTREQASLAAYSLMLKLKPEIFLGI; encoded by the coding sequence ATGAAACACTTAATTATTGTCATAGGAAATGAGCTTATTATAAATGAAAATTATATGCGTTATATTCAAGAAGAGTATAAAAAACAATTCTTAGAACTTCATGAGTTAAAATTTATTTCTAAACCTGATAAAGATCTTCCTTTTTTACTTGAAAAACTCTCTCAAAAATATAAATATATAACAATTTTTAGCATAAATGAATACTATGCTACTATAGCAAAAATCATAGCAACATTAAATGATGATGTTTTGATTTTAGAAAATGACACCTTAGTGCCTTCAAAAGCAACTCGTGTAAAAAATAGTTTTATAAGCAGTTTTAAACAATGCTATATTAATCTACTAAACACAAACATAGAAACAAAATTACCTCAAATTTTACAAGAACCGCAATTAAACTATGCATACTTTTGTCTTTTGGATATAGATGAGATGAGTGCAAATATTTTACTAGGAACACTAACTACTTCGTTTGATATACAGATAAAATCAAGTGCATTATTAGAAAATTTAATTTGTATAAGAGCTAGTGCTAGTCAATATGGCAAATTAGAAGGTTTTTTAAAAGGGGTTTTTAAACTTTTCACCGGTAAAGTTTTTTTAGGCAACGACCCTATAAAATTTATAGCAAAAAAACTTTTGGAAAAGAATTTAAAAATTTCCTTTGCAGAAAGCTGTACTGCCGGACTTTGTGCTTCAAAACTAGCTGAAAATTCTGGAATTTCTAGTATTTTTGAAGGCTCTTTGATAACTTATTCTAATCGCTTAAAAAACTCTTGGCTTGGAGTGAGTAATGATACCTTAGAAAGTGTAAGCGAATATTCTGATCGTTGTATTTATTTTATGCTAAAAGGAACATTTAAAACCACAAATTGTGATTTTGCTTTAGCAATTAGTGGTGTAGCAGGAGAAGATGATGATAAAAACACAAAAGCAGGCACCATCTATATAGGAGCTATGTATAAAGATGGAACCTTTTTACAAGAATGTATTCATATACAAGGTAATAGAAACTACACAAGAGAGCAAGCTAGTTTAGCTGCTTATAGCTTAATGCTTAAGTTAAAACCTGAGATTTTCCTTGGTATTTAA